A genomic window from Nocardioides rotundus includes:
- a CDS encoding riboflavin synthase, whose product MFTGIVEELGEIASVEEQGDAVRLTVRADTVLEGTAPGDSIAVNGCCLTVVSTSSTGEGSSTGEDGGSTGEDGGSTGEGLWVADVMQETLDKTSLAGARAGDPVNLERAVTAEKRLGGHIVQGHVDGVGEILARTPSEHWEVVEISLPPGLARYLVDKGSITVDGVSLTVVEAGEESFTVSLIPETLARTTLGERRPGDRVNLEVDILAKHVERLLAADRKERA is encoded by the coding sequence ATGTTCACCGGAATCGTCGAGGAGCTCGGCGAGATCGCGTCCGTGGAGGAGCAGGGCGACGCCGTACGCCTCACCGTCCGCGCCGACACGGTGCTGGAGGGTACGGCGCCCGGCGACTCGATCGCGGTCAACGGCTGCTGCCTGACGGTGGTCTCGACAAGCTCGACCGGCGAGGGGAGCTCGACCGGCGAAGACGGGGGCTCGACCGGCGAAGACGGGGGCTCGACCGGCGAAGGGCTGTGGGTCGCCGACGTGATGCAGGAGACGCTGGACAAGACCTCGCTCGCGGGCGCCCGCGCGGGCGACCCGGTCAACCTGGAGCGGGCCGTGACCGCGGAGAAGCGGCTCGGCGGGCACATCGTCCAAGGGCACGTCGACGGGGTCGGCGAGATCCTCGCGCGCACCCCCAGCGAGCACTGGGAGGTCGTGGAGATCTCCCTCCCGCCGGGGCTGGCGCGCTACCTGGTCGACAAGGGGTCGATCACCGTGGACGGGGTGAGCCTGACCGTGGTCGAGGCCGGTGAGGAGAGCTTCACCGTGAGTCTCATCCCCGAGACCCTGGCGCGCACCACGCTCGGCGAGCGCCGGCCGGGCGACCGGGTGAACCTCGAGGTCGACATCCTCGCCAAGCACGTCGAGCGGCTGCTGGCCGCGGACCGGAAGGAGCGGGCATGA
- a CDS encoding nicotinamide mononucleotide transporter family protein yields MTLLEWLMSGTIAVPGGSLAVPEVVGNAFGLASAILGMRRVVWAWPVGLVGNALLFVVFASGELSGVVSEPLWGQAGRQVFFALVGAYGWWRWSAVRRSGGAADGRAITPRWATWPERAQLLALGLVGYAVAHEVLVRIGSWGPATEAWILAGSMLATYGMARGWVEFWLVWVLVDVVGVTTLVRAGYYPTAAMYLVYAVFVVLGFVVWWRASRALAPAPVPVRSEGAVL; encoded by the coding sequence ATGACCCTGCTGGAGTGGCTGATGAGCGGCACCATCGCGGTGCCCGGCGGGAGTCTCGCCGTGCCCGAGGTCGTGGGCAACGCCTTCGGCCTGGCCAGCGCGATCCTCGGCATGCGCCGCGTCGTGTGGGCCTGGCCGGTGGGCCTGGTCGGCAACGCCCTGCTGTTCGTGGTCTTCGCCAGCGGCGAGCTGAGCGGCGTCGTCAGCGAGCCGCTGTGGGGCCAGGCCGGGCGGCAGGTGTTCTTCGCCCTGGTCGGCGCCTACGGCTGGTGGCGCTGGTCCGCCGTACGACGCTCCGGCGGCGCCGCCGACGGGCGCGCGATCACGCCGCGCTGGGCCACCTGGCCCGAGCGGGCGCAGCTGCTCGCGCTCGGCCTGGTCGGCTACGCCGTCGCCCACGAGGTCCTGGTGCGGATCGGCTCGTGGGGTCCCGCCACCGAGGCGTGGATCCTCGCCGGCTCGATGCTGGCGACCTACGGCATGGCCCGCGGCTGGGTGGAGTTCTGGCTGGTGTGGGTGCTGGTCGACGTGGTCGGGGTGACCACCCTGGTCCGCGCCGGCTACTACCCGACGGCCGCGATGTACCTCGTCTACGCCGTCTTCGTGGTCCTCGGCTTCGTCGTCTGGTGGCGAGCCAGCCGGGCCCTGGCGCCGGCCCCTGTCCCCGTCCGGAGTGAAGGAGCAGTGCTGTGA
- a CDS encoding bifunctional 3,4-dihydroxy-2-butanone-4-phosphate synthase/GTP cyclohydrolase II — protein MSVRLDPVERAVADIAAGRPVVVVDDEDRENEGDIIFAAAKATPELMAWTIRHSSGVICAPMPAEMLDRLEIPLMTPHNRDAYRTAYTISVDARDGVSTGISAADRAHTVKTLADSATEPWELTRPGHVFPLRYREGGVLVRRGHTEAAVDLCRMAGLTPAGVLVEVVNDDGTMKRAPELREFADEHGIAMISIEELVRYRRRHEMHVERVAETTLPTEWGDFAAYGYRITIDDSEHLALVYGDISGDEPVLTRVHSECLTGDVFGSHRCDCGPQLHEAMERIVAEGRGVVVYLRGHEGRGIGLVAKLQAYALQDGGRDTVDANLDLGLPADARHYGTATQVLRDLGIGSVRLLTNNPDKTAALTEFGVPVAERVALTPRPNAHNMAYLRTKRDRMGHQLQDLPDLAVDHQDEAADGSAPTDEGEAADGSAPTDEGVRS, from the coding sequence GTGAGTGTCCGACTGGACCCGGTCGAGAGGGCGGTGGCCGACATCGCCGCCGGCCGCCCCGTGGTCGTCGTGGACGACGAGGACCGGGAGAACGAGGGCGACATCATCTTCGCCGCTGCCAAGGCCACGCCGGAGCTGATGGCGTGGACGATCCGGCACAGCAGCGGCGTGATCTGCGCGCCGATGCCGGCCGAGATGCTGGACCGGCTGGAGATCCCGCTGATGACGCCGCACAACCGCGACGCCTACCGGACGGCGTACACCATCTCCGTCGACGCCCGGGACGGCGTGAGCACCGGCATCAGCGCCGCCGACCGGGCGCACACGGTGAAGACGCTGGCCGACTCGGCCACCGAGCCGTGGGAGCTGACCCGGCCCGGGCACGTCTTCCCGCTGCGCTACCGCGAGGGCGGGGTGCTGGTGCGGCGCGGGCACACCGAGGCCGCGGTCGACCTGTGCCGGATGGCGGGACTGACTCCGGCGGGCGTGCTGGTCGAGGTGGTCAACGACGACGGGACGATGAAGCGGGCGCCCGAGCTGCGGGAGTTCGCCGACGAGCACGGGATCGCGATGATCTCCATCGAGGAGCTGGTGCGCTACCGCCGCCGCCACGAGATGCATGTCGAGCGGGTGGCCGAGACGACGCTGCCGACCGAGTGGGGCGACTTCGCCGCCTACGGCTACCGGATCACCATCGACGACTCCGAGCACCTCGCGCTGGTCTACGGCGACATCTCCGGGGACGAGCCCGTGCTCACCCGGGTGCACTCGGAGTGCCTCACCGGCGACGTCTTCGGCAGCCACCGCTGCGACTGCGGGCCGCAGCTGCACGAGGCGATGGAGCGGATCGTCGCCGAGGGTCGGGGCGTGGTGGTCTACCTCCGCGGGCACGAGGGCCGCGGCATCGGGCTGGTCGCCAAGCTGCAGGCCTACGCGCTGCAGGACGGCGGCCGCGACACCGTCGACGCGAACCTCGACCTCGGGCTGCCGGCCGACGCGCGCCACTACGGCACGGCCACGCAGGTGCTGCGCGACCTCGGGATCGGGTCGGTGCGGCTGCTGACCAACAACCCGGACAAGACCGCGGCGCTCACCGAGTTCGGCGTACCCGTCGCCGAGCGGGTCGCGCTCACCCCGCGCCCCAACGCGCACAACATGGCCTACCTGCGGACCAAGCGGGACCGGATGGGCCACCAGCTGCAGGACCTGCCGGACCTGGCCGTCGACCACCAGGACGAGGCCGCCGACGGCTCTGCCCCCACCGACGAAGGAGAGGCCGCCGACGGCTCTGCCCCCACCGACGAAGGAGTCCGATCGTGA
- the ribH gene encoding 6,7-dimethyl-8-ribityllumazine synthase, with the protein MVKHGAPAAPTLDASGLRVAVVAAQWHQVVMDGLLDGAARACAGAGVTPDVVRVPGTFELPVACGRLAAQGYDAVVALGVVIRGGTPHFDYVCSAATDGLTRVALDHSVPVGFGVLTCDTEEQALDRAGLEGSSEDKGHEAASAALETALTLRSLG; encoded by the coding sequence ATCGTGAAGCACGGAGCCCCCGCCGCCCCGACCCTCGACGCCTCCGGCCTGCGGGTCGCGGTCGTCGCCGCGCAGTGGCACCAGGTGGTGATGGACGGCCTGCTCGACGGTGCCGCGCGCGCCTGCGCCGGCGCCGGCGTCACGCCCGACGTGGTGCGGGTGCCGGGGACCTTCGAGCTGCCGGTGGCCTGCGGGCGGCTCGCCGCGCAGGGGTACGACGCCGTGGTCGCCCTCGGCGTGGTGATCCGCGGCGGCACCCCGCACTTCGACTACGTCTGCTCGGCCGCCACCGACGGCCTCACCCGGGTCGCGCTGGACCACTCGGTCCCCGTCGGCTTCGGGGTGCTCACCTGTGACACCGAGGAGCAGGCGCTGGACCGCGCCGGGCTCGAGGGCTCCTCGGAGGACAAGGGCCACGAGGCCGCCTCGGCGGCCCTGGAGACCGCGCTCACCCTCCGCTCGCTCGGCTGA
- a CDS encoding GNAT family N-acetyltransferase — translation MSEDPLDRIPWPLRTRRLTIRRATARDAAAVHAYHRKDGVLEWMMYPCSPWERYREEFAEPSGLAQRLVVETDGRVVGDLKLAVLDAWAQEQVRSQAAGTEAEVGWILDPAVQGQGLATEAMRAVIGAVFEHTRVRRVVAYAFADNVASLALMSTLGMRREALNRRDSLHRTRGWIDGVTYAVLEDEWADVPR, via the coding sequence GTGAGCGAGGATCCCCTGGACCGCATCCCCTGGCCGCTGCGCACGCGGCGGCTCACGATCCGCCGCGCGACCGCCCGCGACGCTGCCGCCGTCCACGCCTACCACCGCAAGGACGGGGTCCTGGAGTGGATGATGTATCCCTGCTCGCCGTGGGAGCGCTACCGCGAGGAGTTCGCCGAGCCGTCCGGGCTGGCCCAGCGGCTGGTGGTCGAGACCGACGGCCGGGTCGTGGGCGACCTCAAGCTCGCGGTGCTGGACGCGTGGGCGCAGGAGCAGGTGCGCTCGCAGGCGGCCGGGACCGAGGCGGAGGTCGGCTGGATCCTGGACCCGGCGGTGCAGGGGCAGGGGCTGGCGACCGAGGCGATGCGGGCAGTCATCGGTGCCGTGTTCGAGCACACGCGAGTACGCCGGGTGGTGGCCTACGCGTTCGCCGACAACGTCGCCTCGCTCGCCCTGATGAGCACCCTGGGGATGCGGCGCGAGGCGCTCAACCGCCGGGACTCCCTGCACCGCACCCGCGGGTGGATCGACGGCGTCACCTACGCGGTGCTCGAGGACGAGTGGGCCGACGTACCTCGCTAG
- a CDS encoding phosphoribosyl-ATP diphosphatase: protein MKTFDELWAELSEKAVTRPEGSGTVRELDAGVHAIGKKLVEEAAESWMAAEHEGSERAAEEISQLLYHAQVLMLAKGISLDDVYAHL from the coding sequence GTGAAGACGTTCGATGAGCTCTGGGCCGAGCTGAGCGAGAAGGCGGTGACCCGCCCGGAGGGGTCGGGCACCGTGCGGGAGCTCGACGCCGGCGTCCATGCGATCGGCAAGAAGCTGGTCGAGGAGGCTGCGGAGTCCTGGATGGCCGCGGAGCATGAGGGCTCCGAGCGAGCGGCCGAGGAGATCAGTCAACTGCTCTACCACGCCCAGGTGCTGATGCTCGCGAAGGGGATCAGCCTCGACGACGTCTACGCCCACCTGTGA
- the hisG gene encoding ATP phosphoribosyltransferase — MLRIALPNKGSLSQAASDMLRESGYRQRGDSKELTLTDAENGVEFFYLRPRDIALYVGEGTLDLGVTGRDLLRDSGAKAEEVLELGFGTSRFHFAGPQGRFATVEDLAGQRIATSYTGIVSTYLEQRGIEATVTRLDGAVESSIQLGVADAIADVVETGTTLRAAGLEVFGEPILTSEAVLVSRSGTDLPAGFEVFKRRLEGVLVARSYVMMDYDIPEAQVAAASALTPGIESPTVAPLQREGWVAVRAMVPRKGAQRLMDDLFELGARGILLTDIHACRL, encoded by the coding sequence ATGCTCCGCATCGCCCTACCCAACAAGGGCAGCCTGTCCCAGGCCGCCTCCGACATGCTCCGCGAGTCCGGCTACCGCCAGCGCGGCGACTCCAAGGAACTCACGCTCACCGACGCCGAGAACGGCGTCGAGTTCTTCTACCTCCGCCCCCGCGACATCGCGCTCTACGTCGGCGAGGGCACCCTGGACCTCGGCGTCACCGGCCGCGACCTGCTGCGCGACTCCGGCGCGAAGGCAGAGGAGGTGCTGGAGCTCGGCTTCGGCACCAGCCGCTTCCACTTCGCGGGCCCCCAGGGCCGGTTCGCCACGGTCGAGGACCTGGCCGGCCAGCGGATCGCGACGTCCTACACCGGCATCGTGTCGACCTACCTCGAGCAGCGCGGCATCGAGGCCACGGTGACCCGGCTCGACGGCGCCGTCGAGAGCAGCATCCAACTCGGGGTCGCCGACGCGATCGCGGACGTCGTGGAGACCGGTACGACGCTGCGCGCGGCCGGGCTGGAGGTCTTCGGCGAGCCGATCCTCACCTCCGAGGCGGTGCTCGTCTCGCGGTCGGGCACCGACCTGCCCGCCGGCTTCGAGGTGTTCAAGCGGCGCCTGGAGGGCGTGCTCGTGGCCCGGTCCTACGTGATGATGGACTACGACATCCCCGAGGCCCAGGTGGCGGCCGCCTCCGCCCTGACGCCGGGGATCGAGAGCCCGACGGTGGCTCCACTGCAGCGCGAGGGCTGGGTCGCCGTACGCGCGATGGTGCCGCGCAAGGGCGCGCAGCGACTGATGGACGACCTCTTCGAGCTCGGTGCCCGCGGCATCCTGCTCACCGACATCCATGCCTGCCGCCTCTGA
- a CDS encoding PH domain-containing protein gives MPAASEAGLPRRFRPLGVRLAGWFFGTLFVVVCAVMWIGLGAELRNSFLLRYQLTMLGIVVALVLCLHALMRCRIDADESGLRIVNGYRSRHLDWAQVVDVSLPPGAPWAIFDLVDGSTVSALGIQGSDGARARQQVRELRALVNAAGPGDR, from the coding sequence ATGCCTGCCGCCTCTGAGGCCGGGCTCCCTCGGCGGTTCCGGCCGCTGGGGGTGCGCCTGGCCGGCTGGTTCTTCGGCACCCTGTTCGTCGTGGTGTGCGCGGTGATGTGGATCGGTCTGGGCGCCGAGCTGCGCAACTCGTTCCTGTTGCGCTACCAGTTGACCATGCTGGGGATCGTGGTCGCGCTCGTGCTGTGCCTGCATGCGCTGATGCGCTGCCGGATCGACGCCGACGAGAGCGGGCTGAGGATCGTCAACGGCTACAGGTCACGGCACCTGGACTGGGCCCAGGTCGTGGACGTGTCGCTGCCGCCGGGCGCCCCGTGGGCGATCTTCGACCTGGTGGACGGCAGCACCGTCTCCGCCCTGGGGATCCAGGGCTCCGACGGCGCCCGCGCGCGCCAGCAGGTGCGCGAGCTGCGCGCGCTCGTGAACGCCGCGGGCCCGGGCGACCGCTAG
- a CDS encoding aldose 1-epimerase family protein, which yields MAGVAPTGEQYEIGTSGYRAVVTECGAALRLLEHDGRPLVDGFAADAMPSGGRGQLLMPWPNRIGDGAYEFDGTQQLALSEPKRHNASHGLVRWAAWTLEEHTDASVSLVYRLMAQTGYPWTLDLHVLYDLSAEGLTVTQTATNMSPSPAPCAAGAHPYLLAGPAGAIDDWELTLPAGRRLEVDERKLPVRSVPVDGTEHDFRVARPLRGTVLDDAYGDLQHVDGRVSVTLREPGGAATTLWGDDRVRWLQVYTADDSATPRRSVAVEPMTAPPDAFRSGEDLVVLAPAGQPGDEHSVSWGIAAG from the coding sequence ATGGCTGGAGTGGCACCGACCGGGGAGCAGTACGAGATCGGCACCAGCGGCTACCGCGCCGTGGTGACCGAATGCGGGGCCGCGCTGCGGCTGCTGGAGCACGACGGCCGCCCGCTCGTCGACGGGTTCGCCGCGGACGCGATGCCCTCCGGCGGGCGCGGGCAGCTGTTGATGCCGTGGCCCAACCGGATCGGGGACGGCGCCTACGAGTTCGACGGCACCCAGCAGCTGGCCCTGAGCGAGCCGAAGCGGCACAACGCCTCGCACGGCCTGGTGCGCTGGGCGGCCTGGACGCTGGAGGAGCACACCGACGCCTCGGTGTCGCTGGTCTACCGGCTGATGGCGCAGACCGGGTACCCCTGGACGCTCGACCTGCACGTGCTCTACGACCTCTCGGCAGAGGGGCTGACGGTGACCCAGACCGCGACCAACATGTCGCCCTCCCCCGCGCCGTGCGCCGCCGGGGCCCACCCCTACCTGCTGGCCGGTCCCGCGGGCGCGATCGACGACTGGGAGCTGACCCTGCCGGCGGGGCGGCGCCTGGAGGTGGACGAGCGCAAGCTCCCGGTCCGCTCGGTCCCGGTCGACGGCACCGAGCACGACTTCCGGGTGGCGCGCCCGCTGCGGGGGACGGTCCTCGACGACGCGTACGGCGACCTGCAGCACGTCGACGGCCGGGTGAGCGTCACCCTGCGCGAGCCGGGCGGCGCGGCGACCACGCTGTGGGGCGACGACCGGGTGCGCTGGCTGCAGGTGTACACCGCCGACGACTCCGCCACCCCGCGCCGCTCCGTCGCGGTGGAGCCGATGACCGCGCCGCCGGACGCCTTCCGCTCCGGGGAGGACCTCGTGGTGCTCGCGCCGGCCGGGCAGCCCGGCGACGAGCACTCGGTCAGCTGGGGCATCGCGGCCGGCTGA
- a CDS encoding nucleoside/nucleotide kinase family protein yields the protein MTRAGRLLALARSRPALLGAGRLICVDGPSGSGKTTLADELGHRGPAHVLHLDELLEGWDGGFAAVLDALVTDVLQPLAQGRPAAYHRWDWHTGQFAEWVPVPATPLLVVEGVAAGARPAAAYASAIAWVEADRDVRMARGLARDGDAFAPHWERWAEREAEHFARERTRERADVLLTT from the coding sequence GTGACGAGAGCCGGGAGGCTCCTGGCGCTGGCCCGGTCGCGACCGGCACTGCTGGGCGCGGGCCGGCTGATCTGCGTCGACGGCCCGTCGGGGTCCGGGAAGACCACGCTCGCCGACGAGCTCGGACATCGCGGCCCCGCCCACGTGCTCCATCTCGACGAGCTGCTGGAGGGCTGGGACGGGGGCTTCGCCGCGGTGCTGGACGCCTTGGTCACCGACGTGCTCCAGCCGCTGGCGCAGGGGCGGCCGGCGGCCTACCACCGGTGGGACTGGCACACGGGGCAGTTCGCGGAGTGGGTGCCGGTGCCGGCGACCCCGCTCCTGGTGGTGGAGGGGGTCGCCGCGGGGGCACGACCCGCCGCGGCCTACGCCTCGGCGATCGCCTGGGTCGAGGCCGACCGGGACGTCCGGATGGCGCGCGGGCTGGCCCGCGACGGCGACGCCTTCGCCCCGCACTGGGAGCGGTGGGCCGAGCGGGAGGCGGAGCACTTCGCGCGCGAGCGGACCCGCGAGCGTGCCGACGTACTCCTCACGACCTGA
- a CDS encoding SseB family protein yields the protein MARGTDDGAARFEGADIPQPTFAEDTGDAAPLVARALADYALDAGALPEALVALQSSRLLVPVVAVLGEGGPGEHGSEQEKDSEMATVLMQGADGRLALLAFTGMDALARWDRSARPVPVAASDAASAAVTEGAAAMVVDIAGPVPVTVEGDDLHGFARGWTLARLGDRTAWVQ from the coding sequence ATGGCTCGGGGCACAGACGACGGCGCGGCGCGGTTCGAGGGGGCGGACATCCCGCAGCCGACGTTCGCCGAGGACACCGGAGACGCCGCACCGCTGGTGGCGCGCGCCCTCGCCGACTACGCCCTGGACGCCGGGGCCCTCCCGGAGGCCCTGGTGGCGCTGCAGTCCAGCCGGCTGCTCGTCCCGGTCGTTGCCGTACTCGGGGAGGGCGGGCCCGGCGAGCACGGGTCGGAGCAGGAGAAGGACAGCGAGATGGCGACCGTGCTCATGCAGGGCGCGGACGGCCGGCTGGCGCTGCTCGCCTTCACCGGCATGGACGCGCTGGCCCGCTGGGACCGGTCGGCCCGGCCGGTGCCCGTGGCCGCCTCCGACGCCGCCTCCGCCGCGGTGACCGAGGGCGCCGCCGCGATGGTCGTCGACATCGCCGGGCCGGTCCCGGTGACGGTGGAGGGCGACGACCTGCACGGCTTCGCCCGCGGCTGGACGCTGGCCCGGCTGGGGGACCGCACCGCCTGGGTCCAGTGA
- the infC gene encoding translation initiation factor IF-3, whose protein sequence is MQPAEAFFIGGHISTELRINDRIRVPEVRLVGPNGETVGIVPTAEALKLAGEADLDLVEVAPTARPPVCKLMDYGKFKYENAQKAREARRNQTNVIIKEMKLRPKIDQHDYETKKGHVVRFLKAGDKVKITIMFRGREQHRPELGFRLLQKLAEDVDDLGFVESAPKQDGRNMIMVLGPHTKKAEAKTQMKAAKQQKAADRAAEEADERAHRAATAAAHKDQPKKERRRSENLDPDIDL, encoded by the coding sequence TTGCAGCCAGCGGAAGCCTTTTTCATTGGAGGACACATCAGCACCGAGCTGCGCATCAACGACCGGATCCGGGTACCCGAGGTCCGGCTCGTCGGACCCAACGGCGAGACGGTCGGCATCGTGCCGACCGCCGAGGCACTCAAGCTTGCAGGCGAGGCCGACCTGGACCTGGTCGAGGTCGCGCCGACGGCACGGCCGCCGGTCTGCAAGCTGATGGACTACGGGAAGTTCAAGTACGAGAACGCCCAGAAGGCCCGTGAGGCCCGCCGCAACCAGACCAACGTGATCATCAAGGAGATGAAGCTCCGCCCCAAGATCGACCAGCACGACTACGAGACCAAGAAGGGTCACGTCGTGCGGTTCCTCAAGGCGGGCGACAAGGTCAAGATCACCATCATGTTCCGTGGCCGCGAGCAGCACCGCCCCGAGCTCGGGTTCCGGCTGCTGCAGAAGCTGGCCGAGGACGTGGACGACCTGGGCTTCGTCGAGTCGGCGCCCAAGCAGGACGGCCGCAACATGATCATGGTGCTCGGCCCGCACACCAAGAAGGCCGAGGCCAAGACCCAGATGAAGGCCGCCAAGCAGCAGAAGGCGGCCGACCGGGCGGCCGAGGAGGCCGACGAGCGCGCCCACCGGGCCGCAACGGCCGCCGCGCACAAGGACCAGCCGAAGAAGGAGCGTCGTCGGTCGGAGAACCTCGACCCCGACATCGACCTCTGA
- the rpmI gene encoding 50S ribosomal protein L35, which produces MPKNKTHSGAKKRFRVTGSGKIRRQKTGLRHNLEKKPSKMTRRMSGTTEVAKSDVKRAKKMLGL; this is translated from the coding sequence ATGCCCAAGAACAAGACGCACTCCGGCGCGAAGAAGCGGTTCCGGGTCACCGGGTCCGGCAAGATCCGCCGCCAGAAGACCGGCCTGCGCCACAACCTGGAGAAGAAGCCCTCCAAGATGACCCGTCGGATGTCCGGCACCACCGAGGTGGCCAAGTCCGACGTCAAGCGCGCGAAGAAGATGCTCGGCCTCTGA
- the rplT gene encoding 50S ribosomal protein L20, which translates to MARVKRAVNAHKKRRTTLERASGYRGQRSRLYRKAKEQVTHSLVYSYNDRRKNKGNFRKLWIQRINAAARANGMTYNRFIQGLNLAGVEVDRKVLADLAVNDAPAFAALVETAKGALPEDVNAPKAS; encoded by the coding sequence ATGGCACGCGTCAAGCGGGCAGTGAACGCCCACAAGAAGCGCCGGACCACTCTCGAGCGCGCCAGCGGCTACCGCGGGCAGCGCTCGCGCCTCTACCGCAAGGCCAAGGAGCAGGTCACCCACTCGCTGGTCTACAGCTACAACGACCGGCGCAAGAACAAGGGCAACTTCCGCAAGCTGTGGATCCAGCGGATCAACGCCGCTGCCCGCGCGAACGGCATGACCTACAACCGCTTCATCCAGGGTCTCAACCTGGCCGGCGTCGAGGTGGACCGCAAGGTCCTCGCCGACCTGGCGGTCAACGACGCCCCGGCCTTCGCCGCGCTCGTCGAGACCGCGAAGGGCGCCCTCCCCGAGGACGTCAACGCGCCCAAGGCCTCCTGA
- a CDS encoding TrmH family RNA methyltransferase has product MTPTPLTAGNARVKEARKLSRRPERSGRRLFLAEGWKAVEGAVAADALVEVFATPAAAESSADLLAGLPVTLVDDRAMAGLSDAVTPQGLVAVCRFVDTATDGVLADGRLVALAADVRDPGNAGTLLRTAAAAGATGVVLAGHSVDPYNPKTVRASVGSLFRIPFALEPDPLGAVRVAQGAGYAVLAADGAGEVDLFDADPLLAGPTAWLFGNEAWGLPAELAAAADHRVRIPLRGEVESLNLSTAAAVCLFASARAQG; this is encoded by the coding sequence GTGACGCCGACCCCCCTGACCGCGGGCAACGCCCGGGTCAAGGAGGCCAGGAAGCTCAGCCGCCGTCCGGAACGCTCCGGGCGGCGGCTCTTCCTTGCCGAGGGCTGGAAGGCGGTCGAGGGCGCGGTCGCCGCGGACGCGCTCGTCGAGGTCTTCGCCACGCCCGCGGCGGCGGAGTCCTCCGCCGACCTGCTCGCCGGCCTGCCGGTCACGCTGGTCGACGACCGGGCGATGGCGGGTCTCTCCGACGCCGTCACCCCGCAGGGCCTGGTGGCCGTCTGCCGCTTCGTCGACACCGCCACGGACGGGGTGCTGGCGGACGGGCGACTGGTCGCCCTGGCAGCCGACGTACGCGACCCCGGCAATGCCGGGACCCTGCTGCGCACCGCGGCGGCCGCCGGCGCCACGGGCGTGGTGCTGGCCGGCCACAGCGTCGACCCCTACAACCCCAAGACCGTCCGGGCCAGCGTCGGCAGCCTGTTCCGGATCCCGTTCGCGCTGGAGCCCGACCCGCTCGGTGCGGTGCGGGTCGCGCAGGGGGCGGGGTACGCCGTCCTCGCGGCCGACGGCGCCGGCGAGGTCGACCTCTTCGACGCCGACCCGCTGCTGGCCGGACCCACCGCCTGGCTCTTCGGCAACGAGGCCTGGGGGCTGCCCGCCGAGCTCGCCGCGGCCGCCGACCACCGGGTCCGCATCCCGCTCCGCGGCGAGGTGGAGAGCCTCAACCTCTCCACCGCCGCCGCCGTCTGCCTCTTCGCCTCCGCCCGCGCGCAGGGGTGA